From Acidimicrobiia bacterium, one genomic window encodes:
- a CDS encoding fatty acid--CoA ligase family protein codes for MALDPAAPAVESNGRWWTWRDLATAADHVDGALHHAGLGAGAPIGVMLRNRPGPLGVVLGLLRAGACVVTVNPLLGRERLRADVAGLELPMLIGEPDDLALLDLDALRPSTALVALGDLDGAFDLTLPTGPRRAFRAARGTAVRMLTSGTTGPPKRIDLGYETLELVMRGAKHYEQSGDADLRLRDGVVIVSAPLVHVSGVFRVVQAVLDGRRIVLLERFTVDAWVDAVRRHRPKTVSLVPTALRMVLDANVDPEVFDSVRSAVSGTAPLDPDVAEAFTERYGVPVLTSYGATEFGGGVAGWNLADRRRYGGEKRGSVGRAHDGCELRVVDAELGTELPPGGVGLLEVRAAQLGTDEWVRTTDLARLDADGFLWIVGRADQTILRGGYKVQPEVVRAALERDPAVKEAAVIGISDVRLGAVPVAAIERLPGREIDEASLLAHASSHLAPYELPVAVSVVDELPRTTSGKVDLAAIRALFDGVVATRGV; via the coding sequence ATGGCCCTCGACCCGGCGGCACCGGCCGTCGAGTCGAACGGAAGATGGTGGACCTGGCGCGACCTGGCGACCGCGGCCGATCACGTCGATGGCGCGCTCCACCACGCAGGACTGGGAGCGGGAGCGCCGATCGGGGTCATGCTGCGTAACCGTCCTGGCCCACTCGGCGTCGTGCTCGGTCTGCTGCGCGCCGGGGCATGCGTGGTGACGGTGAATCCGTTGCTGGGGCGAGAGCGGCTGCGCGCCGACGTCGCCGGGCTCGAGTTGCCGATGCTCATCGGCGAGCCGGACGATCTCGCGCTCCTCGACCTCGATGCGCTGCGCCCGTCGACCGCGCTGGTCGCGCTCGGCGACCTCGACGGTGCGTTCGACCTCACGCTCCCGACGGGCCCGCGACGAGCGTTCCGAGCGGCGCGCGGCACCGCCGTTCGCATGCTGACGAGCGGCACGACCGGACCTCCGAAGCGGATCGACCTCGGCTACGAGACCCTCGAACTGGTCATGCGGGGCGCGAAGCACTACGAGCAGTCCGGCGACGCCGACCTGCGGCTGCGCGACGGCGTAGTCATCGTCAGCGCTCCGTTGGTGCACGTCAGCGGGGTCTTCCGCGTCGTGCAGGCGGTGCTCGACGGACGCAGGATCGTGCTCCTCGAGCGCTTCACCGTCGACGCATGGGTCGACGCGGTCCGACGCCATCGGCCGAAGACCGTCAGCCTCGTGCCGACCGCCCTGCGAATGGTGCTCGACGCGAACGTCGATCCCGAGGTGTTCGACAGCGTCCGTTCGGCTGTCTCCGGGACGGCGCCCCTCGATCCGGACGTCGCCGAAGCCTTCACCGAGCGGTACGGGGTCCCGGTCCTGACCTCGTACGGCGCCACGGAGTTCGGTGGTGGGGTCGCCGGGTGGAACCTCGCCGATCGCCGGCGGTACGGAGGCGAGAAGCGAGGGAGCGTGGGTCGCGCGCACGACGGCTGCGAGTTGCGCGTCGTCGACGCAGAGCTCGGTACCGAGCTCCCGCCCGGTGGAGTGGGGTTGCTCGAGGTCCGTGCCGCGCAGCTGGGCACCGACGAATGGGTGCGCACCACCGACCTGGCGCGGCTCGACGCCGACGGCTTCCTCTGGATCGTCGGTCGCGCCGACCAGACCATCCTGCGCGGCGGATACAAGGTGCAGCCCGAGGTCGTGCGCGCCGCGCTCGAACGTGACCCCGCGGTGAAGGAAGCGGCGGTCATCGGTATCAGCGACGTTCGACTCGGGGCGGTGCCGGTCGCGGCCATCGAACGCCTCCCCGGCCGGGAGATCGACGAGGCATCGCTGCTGGCGCACGCGAGCAGTCACCTCGCGCCGTACGAGCTCCCCGTCGCCGTCTCCGTGGTCGACGAGCTCCCGCGGACCACTTCCGGCAAGGTCGACCTTGCTGCGATCCGAGCGTTGTTCGACGGCGTCGTCGCGACGCGCGGGGTGTGA
- a CDS encoding enoyl-CoA hydratase/isomerase family protein, which translates to MRVIRGVGYETIRYDVDTADRVATITLNRPESLNAFDRQMCEEVRDAWHVVKADDEVNAVVLRAAGERAFSVGLDTKQSFGQPEIVWNHLDPGEYLSPKWQKLWKPVVCAVHGICTAGAFYFLNEADVVICSDDATFFDSHVTYGFVSAIEPIGLMRRIGLGDTLRMALTGNGERISADTALRLGLVSEVVRRQDLWSHAHDLACLIASYPAVATQGTVRAVWESLDKPYRAAVEQGLMYTRLGNPIGAEEVERTGIDHREPRVR; encoded by the coding sequence GTGCGAGTGATCAGGGGAGTTGGTTACGAGACCATCCGCTACGACGTGGACACTGCCGACCGGGTTGCGACGATCACCTTGAACCGCCCCGAGTCGCTCAACGCGTTCGACCGGCAGATGTGCGAGGAGGTCCGCGACGCGTGGCACGTCGTCAAGGCCGACGACGAGGTGAACGCGGTCGTGCTGCGCGCCGCTGGTGAACGAGCCTTCTCCGTTGGCCTCGACACGAAGCAGAGCTTCGGCCAACCCGAGATCGTCTGGAACCATCTCGACCCCGGCGAGTACCTGAGCCCGAAGTGGCAGAAGCTCTGGAAGCCCGTGGTGTGCGCGGTGCACGGGATCTGCACCGCAGGAGCCTTCTACTTCCTCAACGAAGCCGACGTGGTGATCTGCTCCGACGACGCGACGTTCTTCGACTCGCACGTGACCTACGGCTTCGTGTCGGCCATCGAACCGATCGGGCTCATGCGACGCATCGGACTCGGCGACACGCTCCGCATGGCGTTGACGGGCAACGGCGAACGGATCTCGGCGGACACGGCGCTGCGGCTGGGCCTGGTCAGTGAAGTCGTGCGTCGGCAGGACCTCTGGTCGCACGCCCACGACCTGGCCTGCCTCATCGCCTCGTACCCGGCGGTGGCGACGCAGGGCACGGTGCGCGCGGTCTGGGAATCGCTGGACAAGCCTTATCGCGCCGCGGTGGAGCAGGGTCTGATGTACACGCGCCTCGGCAATCCCATCGGCGCCGAGGAGGTCGAGCGCACGGGGATCGATCACCGCGAACCGAGGGTCCGGTGA
- a CDS encoding enoyl-CoA hydratase/isomerase family protein → MTYETILYEVDDRTALITFNRPDRLNAVNLTMSTELRDAYTRAEADDDVWTIVVTGAGRAFCSGADVEGVPDDGRVPHHGRYLSHVREWDAPQEATPPFRSMAKPIIVGVNGICCGAGLDLVTTGDIAIASERAEFFDPHVSIGLASGREMVRVARAIPVNVAMRMALLGKQERMSAQRAYELGLVTEIVEHDALADRLRELAAMVNRNAPLAVRGTRLSIRKGLGLPLYEAELIAEAFRERVLHTEDSKEGPRAFLEHRDPEWRCE, encoded by the coding sequence ATGACATACGAAACCATTCTCTACGAGGTCGATGATCGCACCGCCCTGATCACCTTCAACCGCCCCGACCGCCTCAACGCAGTGAACCTGACGATGAGCACCGAGCTGCGCGATGCGTACACACGAGCGGAGGCAGACGACGACGTGTGGACGATCGTGGTGACCGGAGCCGGTCGCGCGTTCTGTTCCGGTGCCGACGTGGAAGGAGTTCCCGACGACGGGCGCGTTCCTCACCATGGCCGGTACCTGTCGCACGTCAGGGAGTGGGACGCTCCGCAGGAGGCCACACCACCGTTTCGTTCGATGGCGAAGCCGATCATCGTCGGGGTGAACGGCATCTGCTGTGGTGCCGGCCTGGACCTGGTGACCACCGGCGACATCGCGATCGCGTCCGAGCGCGCCGAGTTCTTCGATCCGCACGTGAGCATCGGGCTCGCCTCCGGGCGCGAGATGGTGAGGGTCGCACGGGCGATCCCGGTCAACGTGGCGATGCGGATGGCGCTCCTCGGGAAGCAGGAGCGCATGAGCGCGCAGCGGGCATACGAGCTCGGCCTCGTCACCGAGATCGTCGAGCACGACGCGTTGGCCGATCGGTTGCGCGAGCTCGCGGCGATGGTCAACCGCAACGCTCCTCTTGCGGTACGGGGCACGCGTCTCTCGATCAGGAAGGGGCTCGGTCTGCCCCTCTACGAGGCGGAGCTGATCGCGGAGGCGTTCCGGGAGCGCGTCCTCCACACGGAAGACTCGAAGGAGGGTCCCCGTGCGTTCCTCGAGCATCGCGATCCCGAGTGGAGGTGCGAGTGA
- a CDS encoding SDR family NAD(P)-dependent oxidoreductase, with protein MSARLEHKVAIVTGAASGFGRATAIRFARERARVVVVDLDEQRGSETIEEVCAAGSTGRLVVGDVSALDVARRVVGEAVEQFGGVDVLVNNAGIAQDDARDTWDAAEDTWDQLLRVNLRSVYACSRAAIPVMLAAGTGAIVNVASIAASVCTGGAAYAAAKGAIVSYTRHVAREVASRGVRVNCVSPGFMRTPMTTGERLGLDEAQQEERMLAFGQRVPMHRTGSIDDVADAILFLASEEAGYITGQELIVDGGYVVR; from the coding sequence ATGAGCGCTCGTCTCGAGCACAAGGTCGCGATCGTCACGGGAGCTGCGTCGGGCTTCGGCAGAGCCACCGCGATCCGCTTCGCACGCGAACGGGCGCGCGTCGTGGTCGTCGACCTCGACGAACAACGCGGGAGCGAAACGATCGAGGAGGTCTGCGCCGCAGGGTCGACCGGTCGGCTGGTGGTCGGCGACGTCTCCGCACTGGACGTCGCGCGGCGTGTCGTGGGAGAAGCGGTGGAGCAGTTCGGTGGCGTCGACGTCCTCGTCAACAACGCGGGTATCGCCCAGGACGATGCGCGCGACACGTGGGACGCGGCCGAGGATACGTGGGACCAGTTGCTCCGCGTCAATCTCCGGAGCGTGTACGCGTGCTCGAGGGCGGCCATCCCCGTGATGCTCGCGGCGGGGACGGGGGCCATCGTCAACGTGGCCTCGATCGCTGCCAGCGTGTGCACCGGCGGTGCGGCCTACGCGGCGGCGAAGGGCGCGATCGTGAGCTACACGCGGCACGTCGCGCGGGAAGTTGCGAGTCGGGGAGTGCGGGTCAACTGCGTATCGCCGGGGTTCATGCGAACGCCGATGACGACCGGCGAGCGGCTCGGTCTCGACGAGGCACAACAGGAGGAGCGGATGCTCGCGTTCGGTCAACGCGTCCCCATGCACCGTACGGGTTCGATCGACGACGTGGCCGACGCCATCCTGTTCCTGGCCAGCGAGGAGGCCGGCTACATCACCGGCCAGGAACTGATCGTCGACGGAGGCTACGTCGTCCGATGA
- a CDS encoding NAD(P)/FAD-dependent oxidoreductase gives MDPSVLSRALADANLAVLVSAVAHLTGDLTLVDRYRDPRLFDHGRGPGTLPPEEAEAIRAEAFAVLADLDHPVQPATPTIDDASLHRIMEFCAGEEIAPDYVRLVEEEANFDGLDRRRFVWTRRPTEAVLARFHVGIIGAGLGGLCAAIRLEQAGIPYTVFEKDAEAGGTWFENTYPDLRVDVPNHFYSYSFFPNPDWSHYYARQDELLDYIARCAKEYAVLPNVRFETEVQDATFDDARGTWSLRLRGPGDTEDHVEVNALISAVGMLNRPSIPDIDGLDSFDGPCFHSARWNHDVELRGQRVAVIGTGASAMHVVPAIAPEVERLAIFQRSRHWVMPNPNYHRAVTDGEKWLFHNVPHYAGWYRFLMFWNSSDRMYPAFRVDPTWPDRDRSISKPNDKLRRIMTAHLEQELAASPDLVAKVLPDYPALGKRILQDNGWFRALLRSNVELVTDRIARVEPHSVVTASGDSYDADAVILATGFHPNKYLWPMKIIGREAALHDEWGEDPRAYLGITMPGFPNLFCLYGPNTNPVVGSVIFVLECQVDYIVRAIGAMVERGYATMECRRDVHDAYNERVDAEHEQLVWRHPRVHSYYNNSTGRVTTNAPWKLIDYWQMTKEPALDDFVLRRGGS, from the coding sequence GTGGATCCGTCGGTCCTCTCGCGGGCACTGGCCGATGCCAACCTCGCGGTGCTGGTGTCGGCCGTCGCGCACCTGACCGGCGACCTCACGCTCGTCGACCGTTACCGGGATCCCCGGTTGTTCGACCACGGTCGTGGCCCGGGCACGCTGCCGCCCGAGGAAGCTGAGGCGATCCGCGCCGAGGCGTTCGCGGTGCTCGCCGATCTCGACCACCCCGTGCAGCCGGCCACGCCGACGATCGACGACGCGTCGCTGCACCGGATCATGGAGTTCTGTGCAGGGGAGGAGATCGCACCTGACTACGTGAGGTTGGTCGAGGAGGAAGCGAATTTCGACGGTCTCGACCGCCGGCGGTTCGTGTGGACACGGCGGCCGACCGAGGCCGTGTTGGCGCGGTTCCACGTCGGGATCATCGGGGCGGGCCTCGGTGGCCTGTGTGCTGCGATCCGTCTCGAGCAGGCGGGCATCCCGTACACGGTGTTCGAGAAGGACGCGGAGGCCGGCGGGACCTGGTTCGAGAACACCTATCCCGATCTCCGCGTCGACGTCCCCAACCACTTCTACTCGTACTCCTTCTTCCCGAATCCCGACTGGTCGCACTACTACGCCCGCCAAGACGAGCTCCTCGACTACATCGCCCGGTGCGCGAAGGAGTACGCCGTCCTCCCGAACGTTCGGTTCGAAACCGAGGTGCAGGACGCGACGTTCGACGACGCGCGCGGCACGTGGTCGTTGCGCCTGCGCGGGCCCGGCGACACCGAGGACCACGTCGAGGTCAACGCGCTGATCAGCGCGGTCGGGATGCTGAACCGACCATCCATCCCCGACATCGACGGTCTCGACTCGTTCGACGGCCCGTGCTTCCACTCGGCGCGCTGGAACCACGACGTCGAGCTCCGCGGGCAGCGGGTCGCGGTGATCGGCACCGGCGCCAGCGCCATGCACGTCGTACCGGCGATCGCGCCCGAGGTCGAGCGGCTCGCGATCTTCCAGCGGTCACGCCACTGGGTCATGCCGAACCCGAACTACCACCGCGCCGTCACCGACGGTGAGAAGTGGCTGTTCCACAACGTGCCGCACTACGCCGGCTGGTACCGGTTCCTCATGTTCTGGAACAGCTCCGACCGCATGTACCCGGCGTTCCGGGTCGATCCGACCTGGCCCGACCGAGACCGGTCGATCAGCAAGCCCAACGACAAGCTCCGTCGCATCATGACTGCGCACCTCGAGCAGGAGTTGGCGGCGAGTCCCGACCTGGTCGCGAAGGTCCTGCCCGACTACCCGGCACTGGGCAAGCGCATCCTGCAGGACAACGGTTGGTTCCGCGCGCTCCTCCGCAGCAACGTCGAGCTCGTCACGGACCGCATCGCTCGAGTGGAGCCGCACTCGGTCGTGACCGCGTCGGGCGACTCCTATGACGCCGATGCGGTCATCCTCGCAACCGGGTTCCACCCCAACAAGTACTTGTGGCCGATGAAGATCATCGGGCGAGAAGCCGCGCTTCACGACGAGTGGGGTGAAGACCCGCGCGCGTACCTCGGGATCACGATGCCCGGCTTCCCGAACCTGTTCTGTCTCTACGGGCCGAACACGAACCCGGTCGTCGGAAGCGTGATCTTCGTGCTCGAATGCCAGGTCGACTACATCGTCAGGGCGATCGGTGCCATGGTCGAGCGCGGGTACGCCACGATGGAGTGCCGGCGTGACGTGCACGACGCGTACAACGAACGGGTCGACGCCGAACACGAGCAGCTCGTGTGGCGGCATCCGAGAGTTCACAGCTACTACAACAACAGCACGGGCCGCGTCACGACGAACGCGCCGTGGAAATTGATCGACTACTGGCAGATGACCAAGGAGCCGGCGCTCGACGACTTCGTCCTGCGCCGGGGCGGATCATGA